A region from the Aphis gossypii isolate Hap1 chromosome 1, ASM2018417v2, whole genome shotgun sequence genome encodes:
- the LOC114129015 gene encoding high affinity cationic amino acid transporter 1-like, translating to MMDDPWYKSTDSLTWAMTRKKTDSDEPGKEKLNRVLTFFDLTALGTGSTLGCGVYVLAGAVAKSIAGPAVVLSFAIAAVVSAFSGLCYAEFAGRVPKAGSAYIYSYVAVGEFTAFVIGWNLLIEHLIGTASVAKAMSNYCDSLLGSPQRRYMIENFPIHIGFLADYPDIASFVVIVVIALLVAWGVRESSFTNNIFTALNLITVCIVIVTGFYKANYSNWSIPKSEIPPEVKGGEGGFLPYGWVGVAAGAAKCFYGFIGFDSIATTGEETKNPKRDIPLAIVASLFLSTIAYCGVATVLTLMWPYYSQDPDAPLPALYENLGMPVIKIIVSGGAIFALCTSLLGAIFPLPRILYAMASDGLLFKFLSNINATTKTPLISTVICGVFAGTLATVFNLEQLIDMASIGTLQAYTIVCICVLILRYTDNNPSIQDNISKSKAITVYTWLNLSNAKVPNSDTQFISRALIFIFSVCTFVFGISLSNMESHHGNTRNVLMIINVISLMVLLVTLFMLARLPTAQEDLSFKVPLVPLIPCLSIVLNVYLMMELEYKTWIRFIVWLICGLLIYLFYGIGHSLEGNKQKIQLNTIQIKPKLSS from the exons ACAGATTCGTTAACATGGGCAATGACGAGGAAAAAGACCGATTCGGATGAACCAGGCAAAGAAAAACTTAACCGAGTGTTGACTTTTTTCGACTTGACTGCATTAGGCACCGGTTCTACATTGGGTTGCGGCGTGTACGTGTTAGCCGGTGCAGTAGCTAAATCGATCGCTGGTCCAGCCGTGGTCCTGTCCTTCGCCATAGCCGCTGTGGTGTCTGCGTTTTCCG GATTGTGTTACGCCGAGTTTGCTGGCCGAGTACCCAAAGCTGGATCTGCGTATATCTACAGTTACGTGGCGGTTGGCGAGTTCACTGCTTTCGTCATCGGCTGGAATCTACTTATCGAACATCTCATCG GTACCGCATCTGTGGCCAAGGCTATGAGCAATTACTGCGATTCTCTATTAGGTAGCCCGCAAAGAAGATACATGATCGAAAATTTTCCCATACACATCGGTTTCTTGGCTGATTATCCCGACATAGCGTCATTTGTCGTGATCGTCGTCATTGCAC TACTGGTAGCGTGGGGTGTTCGTGAATCGTCATTTACCAACAACATATTTACtgcattgaatttaataaccGTTTGCATTGTAATTGTCACTGGGTTTTATAAAG CCAATTATTCGAACTGGTCTATTCCGAAAAGCGAAATACCACCAGAAGTAAAAGGCGGCGAAGGTGGTTTCTTACCATATGGATGGGTCGGCGTAGCAGCCGGAGCTGCGAAATGTTTCTATGGATTTATCGGTTTCGATTCGATTGCCACGACTG GCGAAGAAACGAAAAATCCTAAAAGAGATATACCACTGGCAATCGTCGCGTCTCTATTCCTGAGCACAATTGCTTATTGTGGGGTGGCTACTGTTTTAACACTCATGTGGCCTTACTATTCGCAG GATCCAGATGCACCACTTCCAGCCCTCTATGAGAATTTGGGAATGCCGGTGATAAAGATTATAGTCTCAGGCGGTGCGATATTTGCTTTGTGCACTAG TCTTTTGGGTGCAATATTTCCACTACCTCGCATCTTGTATGCAATGGCCAGCGACGGTTTACTTTTCAAGTTCTTGTCTAATATAAACGCCACGACCAAAACCCCCCTAATATCCACGGTCATTTGTGGAGTTTTCGCCG GAACTTTGGCCACCGTGTTCAATCTCGAGCAGCTCATCGATATGGCGTCCATCGGGACCCTCCAGGCGTATACGATTGTTTGCATTTGCGTATTGATACTGCG GTACACCGATAACAATCCATCTATCCAAGACAATATATCGAAGTCGAAAGCGATTACGGTTTACACATGGTTGAATTTGTCAAACGCTAAAGTACCGAACTCCGACACCCAATTCATTTCAAGGgcgttgatatttatattta gtgtATGTACGTTTGTGTTTGGGATAAGTTTATCAAATATGGAATCACATCATGGCAACACAAGAAACGTACTCatgattataaatgtaatatcacTTATGGTTTTGTTGGTCACTTTGTTTATGCTGGCCAGACTTCCGACAGCTCAAGAAGATCTATCGTTTAAG gtGCCTTTGGTTCCACTCATACCGTGCTTGAGCATTGTACTAAACGTTTATCTGATGATGGAACTAGAGTACAAGACTTGGATAAGGTTCATCGTATGGCTTATATGtg gattattgatatatttgttCTACGGTATTGGTCACAGTTTGGAAGGCAACAAGCAAAAAATCCAGCTAAACACAATTCAAATCAAACCGAAATTATCcagttaa